The Megalobrama amblycephala isolate DHTTF-2021 linkage group LG7, ASM1881202v1, whole genome shotgun sequence genome window below encodes:
- the LOC125271486 gene encoding uncharacterized protein LOC125271486 isoform X1 has translation MLHGDRTAVDVLKAVGDQVSFRPDKFIPPVSIIWKHINTAGMVVKAIEWDEGESLIPNPRFKDITTVDEKTGEINITNLKVEHSGVYTIDINSKEQEQRFILTVMEPVPKDPVIEVEEIKDNPDVVYLACKYSETIIWNNSAGETLKISKLHPTGESITVEKNEGNPDNVYTCTLKNRVSEETSDPVYKRDLFNEAVSDRGFVIWIVIVLICMAFILLFLFIPSLYGYCAEDVQKMTVID, from the exons atgttgcatggagatagaacag CTGTAGATGTGTTGAAAGCAGTGGGTGATCAAGTTTCTTTTCGTCCAGACAAATTCATTCCTCCTGTCAGCATCATCTGGAAACACATAAACACTGCTGGAATGGTTGTCAAGGCGATTGAATGGGATGAAGGAGAAAGTCTAATCCCGAATCCCAGATTCAAAGACATCACAACTGTTGATGAGAAGACTGGAGAAATCAATATCACTAATCTAAAAGTCGAACATAGTGGAGTTTATACCATTGACATCAACAGTAAAGAGCAGGAACAGAGATTCATATTGACTGTTATGG AGCCTGTCCCCAAAGACCCTGTCATAGAAGTGGAGGAGATAAAAGATAATCCTGATGTTGTGTATTTGGCATGCAAGTACAGTGAAACGATCATCTGGAATAATTCTGCTGGAGAAACACTGAAGATCTCGAAGCTCCATCCGACAGGAGAGTCCATCACAGTCGAAAAAAATGAAGGAAATCCAGATAACGTCTACACTTGTACACTCAAGAACAGAGTGAGTGAGGAGACCAGTGATCCAGTCTATAAGAGAGATCTGTTTAATG AAGCTGTTTCAG acaggGGATTTGTCATTTGGATTGTCATTGTTTTGATCTGCATGGCTTTTATCCTCCTTTTCCTGTTTATACCATCTTTATATG GTTATTGTGCTGAAGACGTCCAGA aaaTGACAGTGATTGACTGA
- the LOC125271486 gene encoding uncharacterized protein LOC125271486 isoform X2: protein MLHGDRTAVDVLKAVGDQVSFRPDKFIPPVSIIWKHINTAGMVVKAIEWDEGESLIPNPRFKDITTVDEKTGEINITNLKVEHSGVYTIDINSKEQEQRFILTVMEPVPKDPVIEVEEIKDNPDVVYLACKYSETIIWNNSAGETLKISKLHPTGESITVEKNEGNPDNVYTCTLKNRVSEETSDPVYKRDLFNEAVSDRGFVIWIVIVLICMAFILLFLFIPSLYEMTVID from the exons atgttgcatggagatagaacag CTGTAGATGTGTTGAAAGCAGTGGGTGATCAAGTTTCTTTTCGTCCAGACAAATTCATTCCTCCTGTCAGCATCATCTGGAAACACATAAACACTGCTGGAATGGTTGTCAAGGCGATTGAATGGGATGAAGGAGAAAGTCTAATCCCGAATCCCAGATTCAAAGACATCACAACTGTTGATGAGAAGACTGGAGAAATCAATATCACTAATCTAAAAGTCGAACATAGTGGAGTTTATACCATTGACATCAACAGTAAAGAGCAGGAACAGAGATTCATATTGACTGTTATGG AGCCTGTCCCCAAAGACCCTGTCATAGAAGTGGAGGAGATAAAAGATAATCCTGATGTTGTGTATTTGGCATGCAAGTACAGTGAAACGATCATCTGGAATAATTCTGCTGGAGAAACACTGAAGATCTCGAAGCTCCATCCGACAGGAGAGTCCATCACAGTCGAAAAAAATGAAGGAAATCCAGATAACGTCTACACTTGTACACTCAAGAACAGAGTGAGTGAGGAGACCAGTGATCCAGTCTATAAGAGAGATCTGTTTAATG AAGCTGTTTCAG acaggGGATTTGTCATTTGGATTGTCATTGTTTTGATCTGCATGGCTTTTATCCTCCTTTTCCTGTTTATACCATCTTTATATG aaaTGACAGTGATTGACTGA
- the LOC125272911 gene encoding CD48 antigen-like isoform X3 gives MVLLRYLSTVICAVFITTGAASGEDVKKAVGDQVSFRPDKSLPSPVTSIIWKHTNTAGTVIKAIEWDEGESLIPNLRFKGITTVDEKTGEITITNLKVEHSGVYTIEINSKEQEQRFTLTVMERVPKPVIKIEKIKDNPDAVNLICEYSETIIWKNSAGETLKGSKHDPKGETLVVKYEGNRGNFYTCTLKNAVSEETSDPLYERDLPSIKGCAVAAVIPSITMVIIMLLL, from the exons GTGAAGATGTGAAGAAAGCAGTGGGTGATCAAGTTTCTTTTCGTCCAGACAAATCTCTTCCTTCTCCTGTCACCAGCATCATCtggaaacacacaaacactgctGGAACTGTTATTAAGGCGATTGAATGGGATGAAGGAGAAAGTCTAATCCCGAATCTGAGATTCAAAGGCATCACAACTGTTGATGAGAAGACTGGAGAAATCACTATCACTAATCTAAAAGTTGAACATAGTGGAGTTTATACCATTGAGATCAACAGTAAAGAGCAGGAACAGAGATTCACATTGACTGTTATGG AGCGGGTCCCCAAACCTGTGATAAAAATAGAGAAGATCAAAGATAACCCTGATGCTGTGAATTTaatatgtgagtacagtgaaaCGATCATCTGGAAGAATTCTGCTGGAGAAACACTGAAGGGTTCAAAACACGATCCGAAAGGAGAGACTTTAGTGGTCAAATATGAAGGAAATCGTGGAAACTTCTACACCTGTACACTAAAGAACGCAGTGAGTGAGGAGACCAGTGATCCGCTCTACGAGAGAGATCTGC CATCAATCAAAGGATGTGCCGTTGCAGCCGTCATTCCTTCGATCACTATGGTTATCATCATGCTTTTACTATAA
- the LOC125271486 gene encoding uncharacterized protein LOC125271486 isoform X3, whose amino-acid sequence MLHGDRTAVDVLKAVGDQVSFRPDKFIPPVSIIWKHINTAGMVVKAIEWDEGESLIPNPRFKDITTVDEKTGEINITNLKVEHSGVYTIDINSKEQEQRFILTVMEPVPKDPVIEVEEIKDNPDVVYLACKYSETIIWNNSAGETLKISKLHPTGESITVEKNEGNPDNVYTCTLKNRVSEETSDPVYKRDLFNEMTVID is encoded by the exons atgttgcatggagatagaacag CTGTAGATGTGTTGAAAGCAGTGGGTGATCAAGTTTCTTTTCGTCCAGACAAATTCATTCCTCCTGTCAGCATCATCTGGAAACACATAAACACTGCTGGAATGGTTGTCAAGGCGATTGAATGGGATGAAGGAGAAAGTCTAATCCCGAATCCCAGATTCAAAGACATCACAACTGTTGATGAGAAGACTGGAGAAATCAATATCACTAATCTAAAAGTCGAACATAGTGGAGTTTATACCATTGACATCAACAGTAAAGAGCAGGAACAGAGATTCATATTGACTGTTATGG AGCCTGTCCCCAAAGACCCTGTCATAGAAGTGGAGGAGATAAAAGATAATCCTGATGTTGTGTATTTGGCATGCAAGTACAGTGAAACGATCATCTGGAATAATTCTGCTGGAGAAACACTGAAGATCTCGAAGCTCCATCCGACAGGAGAGTCCATCACAGTCGAAAAAAATGAAGGAAATCCAGATAACGTCTACACTTGTACACTCAAGAACAGAGTGAGTGAGGAGACCAGTGATCCAGTCTATAAGAGAGATCTGTTTAATG aaaTGACAGTGATTGACTGA
- the LOC125272911 gene encoding CD48 antigen-like isoform X1, with amino-acid sequence METSAAEDHRSRLKMTLAEDTHTQTWNTGENMETLETGEDVKKAVGDQVSFRPDKSLPSPVTSIIWKHTNTAGTVIKAIEWDEGESLIPNLRFKGITTVDEKTGEITITNLKVEHSGVYTIEINSKEQEQRFTLTVMERVPKPVIKIEKIKDNPDAVNLICEYSETIIWKNSAGETLKGSKHDPKGETLVVKYEGNRGNFYTCTLKNAVSEETSDPLYERDLPSIKGCAVAAVIPSITMVIIMLLL; translated from the exons ATggaaacatcagcagca GAAGATCACAGGAGTAGACTGAAGATGACGCTGGCggaagacactcacacacagacttgGAACACAGGAGAGAAcatggagacactggagacag GTGAAGATGTGAAGAAAGCAGTGGGTGATCAAGTTTCTTTTCGTCCAGACAAATCTCTTCCTTCTCCTGTCACCAGCATCATCtggaaacacacaaacactgctGGAACTGTTATTAAGGCGATTGAATGGGATGAAGGAGAAAGTCTAATCCCGAATCTGAGATTCAAAGGCATCACAACTGTTGATGAGAAGACTGGAGAAATCACTATCACTAATCTAAAAGTTGAACATAGTGGAGTTTATACCATTGAGATCAACAGTAAAGAGCAGGAACAGAGATTCACATTGACTGTTATGG AGCGGGTCCCCAAACCTGTGATAAAAATAGAGAAGATCAAAGATAACCCTGATGCTGTGAATTTaatatgtgagtacagtgaaaCGATCATCTGGAAGAATTCTGCTGGAGAAACACTGAAGGGTTCAAAACACGATCCGAAAGGAGAGACTTTAGTGGTCAAATATGAAGGAAATCGTGGAAACTTCTACACCTGTACACTAAAGAACGCAGTGAGTGAGGAGACCAGTGATCCGCTCTACGAGAGAGATCTGC CATCAATCAAAGGATGTGCCGTTGCAGCCGTCATTCCTTCGATCACTATGGTTATCATCATGCTTTTACTATAA
- the LOC125272911 gene encoding CD48 antigen-like isoform X2 gives MTLAEDTHTQTWNTGENMETLETGEDVKKAVGDQVSFRPDKSLPSPVTSIIWKHTNTAGTVIKAIEWDEGESLIPNLRFKGITTVDEKTGEITITNLKVEHSGVYTIEINSKEQEQRFTLTVMERVPKPVIKIEKIKDNPDAVNLICEYSETIIWKNSAGETLKGSKHDPKGETLVVKYEGNRGNFYTCTLKNAVSEETSDPLYERDLPSIKGCAVAAVIPSITMVIIMLLL, from the exons ATGACGCTGGCggaagacactcacacacagacttgGAACACAGGAGAGAAcatggagacactggagacag GTGAAGATGTGAAGAAAGCAGTGGGTGATCAAGTTTCTTTTCGTCCAGACAAATCTCTTCCTTCTCCTGTCACCAGCATCATCtggaaacacacaaacactgctGGAACTGTTATTAAGGCGATTGAATGGGATGAAGGAGAAAGTCTAATCCCGAATCTGAGATTCAAAGGCATCACAACTGTTGATGAGAAGACTGGAGAAATCACTATCACTAATCTAAAAGTTGAACATAGTGGAGTTTATACCATTGAGATCAACAGTAAAGAGCAGGAACAGAGATTCACATTGACTGTTATGG AGCGGGTCCCCAAACCTGTGATAAAAATAGAGAAGATCAAAGATAACCCTGATGCTGTGAATTTaatatgtgagtacagtgaaaCGATCATCTGGAAGAATTCTGCTGGAGAAACACTGAAGGGTTCAAAACACGATCCGAAAGGAGAGACTTTAGTGGTCAAATATGAAGGAAATCGTGGAAACTTCTACACCTGTACACTAAAGAACGCAGTGAGTGAGGAGACCAGTGATCCGCTCTACGAGAGAGATCTGC CATCAATCAAAGGATGTGCCGTTGCAGCCGTCATTCCTTCGATCACTATGGTTATCATCATGCTTTTACTATAA